A genomic window from Triticum urartu cultivar G1812 chromosome 7, Tu2.1, whole genome shotgun sequence includes:
- the LOC125521978 gene encoding quinone-oxidoreductase QR2-like: MATKIYIVYYSTWGHVATLAEEIKKGADSVPGVEATIWRVPETLPEGVLAKMHAAPVRQDHPVITAGQLAEADGVLFGTPTRFGMMAAQMKAFFDSTGGLWKEQALAGKPAGVFFATATQGGGQESTALTAVTQLAHHGMLFVPVGGTHGAGMLIMDEVKGGSAYGAGTFAGADGSRVPTGAELALAEHQGRYFAGIAKKLKSV; the protein is encoded by the exons ATGGCGACCAAGATATACATCGT GTACTACTCGACCTGGGGACACGTCGCGACGCTGGCGGAGGAGATAAAGAAGGGCGCCGACTCCGTCCCCGGCGTGGAGGCCACCATATGGCGGGTGCCGGAGACGCTGCCGGAGGGCGTGCTGGCGAAGATGCACGCGGCGCCCGTGCGCCAGGACCACCCCGTCATCACGGCGGGCCAGCTGGCCGAGGCCGACGGCGTGCTGTTCGGCACCCCGACGCGGTTCGGCATGATGGCGGCGCAGATGAAGGCCTTCTTCGACTCCACCGGCGGCCTCTGGAAGGAGCAGGCCCTCGCCGGCAAGCCCGCGGGCGTCTTCTTCGCGACGGCCACCCAGGGCGGCGGCCAGGAGTCGACCGCGCTCACGGCCGTCACGCAGCTGGCGCACCACGGCATGCTGTTCGTGCCGGTCGGGGGCACGCACGGCGCCGGCATGCTGATCATGGACGAGGTCAAGGGTGGCAGTGCGTACGGGGCCGGCACCTTCGCCGGCGCCGACGGTAGCAGGGTGCCCACTGGCGCCGAGCTCGCTTTGGCGGAGCACCAGGGGAGGTACTTCGCCGGCATCGCTAAGAAGCTCAAGTCCGTCTGA